The following proteins come from a genomic window of Eubalaena glacialis isolate mEubGla1 chromosome X, mEubGla1.1.hap2.+ XY, whole genome shotgun sequence:
- the PDZD11 gene encoding PDZ domain-containing protein 11, with protein sequence MDSRIPYDDYPVVFLPAYENPPAWIPPHERVYHPDYNNELTQFLPRIITLKKPPGAQLGFNIRGGKASQLGIFISKVIPDSDAHRAGLQEGDQVLAVNDVDFQDIEHSKAVEILKTAREISMRVRFFPYNYHRQKERTVH encoded by the exons ATGGACAGCCGGATTCCTTATGATGACTACCCGgtggttttcctgcctgcctaTGAGAATCCCCCAGCATGGATTCCTCCTCATGAG AGGGTATACCACCCAGACTACAACAATGAGTTGACCCAGTTTCTGCCCCGTATCATCACACTGAAGAAGCCCCCTGGAGCTCAG TTGGGATTTAACATCCGAGGAGGAAAGGCCTCCCAGCTAGGCATCTTCATCTCCAAG GTGATTCCGGACTCTGATGCACATCGAGCAGGACTTCAGGAAGGGGACCAAGTCCTAGCTGTGAATGATGTGGATTTCCAAGATATTGAGCACAGCAAG GCTGTTGAGATCCTGAAGACAGCTCGAGAAATCAGCATGCGTGTCCGCTTCTTTCCCTATA ATTATCACCGCCAGAAAGAGAGGACTGTGCACTAG